One genomic window of Glycine max cultivar Williams 82 chromosome 16, Glycine_max_v4.0, whole genome shotgun sequence includes the following:
- the LOC100778938 gene encoding SPX domain-containing membrane protein At4g22990 isoform X2: MVAFGKKLKDRQIQEWQGYYINYKLMKKRVKQYAQQIQLGALDRRHVLKDFSRMLDNQIEKIVLFLLEQQGLLACQITKLGEQRDALQEEPEISKIIELREAYRALGQDLLKLLFFVEINAIGLRKILKKFDKRFGYRFTDYYVKTRANHPYSQLQQVFKHVGLGAVVGALSRNLHDLQDRQGSYLSIYDQPTLPLQDPVVDSINAAVDRLTNSTNFLNFLGQHALIMQEELPSPTEEHVDDQRYHFMSLLLNLANTFLYMVNTYIIVPTADDYSMSLGAAPTVCGIVIGAMAVAQVFSSVYFSAWSNKSYFRPLVFSSIVLFLGNILYALAYDVSSIWILLIGRLLCGFGSARAVNRRYISDCVPLKIRMQASAGFVSASALGMACGPALAGILQINFKISKLTFNQNTLPGWVMAVAWLIYLVWLWITFKEPSREAEEDHSPHQSNDVNNALEKGLKQPLLISSENKVDEDADQDCDDSEEAPEESRQPVNSIRMAYRLLTPSVKVQLIIYFMLKYVMEILLSESSVITTYYFNWSTSTVAVFLACLGLTVLPVNIVVGSYISNMFQDRQILLASEIMVLIGVLLSFQVIIPYSEPQYICSGLLLFVSAEVLEGVNLSLLSRVMSSRLSRGTYNGGLLSTEAGTLARVVADATITLAGYVRQSMLLNVTLLPSLFICVTSILATCFTYNSLY, encoded by the exons ATGGTTGCCTTTGGAAAGAAGTTGAAAGACAGACAAATTCAAGAATGGCAAGG ATATTACATAAACTACAAACTCATGAAGAAGCGAGTCAAGCAGTATGCCCAACAAATTCAACTTGGAGCACTAGATCGGCGGCATGTACTCAAGGATTTCTCACGAATGCTGGATAATCag ATTGAGAAGATTGTCCTTTTCTTGTTGGAGCAACAAGGACTCTTGGCATGCCAGATAACAAAGCTTGGAGAACAACGTGATGCTCTTCAGGAGGAGCCTGAAATAAgcaaaataattgaattacGAGAAGCTTATAGAGCATTGGGACAAGATCTATTAAAGCTTCTCTTTTTTGTGGAGATCAATGCTATTGGTTTGCGCAAGATATTGAAGAAGTTTGATAAACGCTTTGGCTATAGATTCACAGATTACTATGTCAAAACTCGTGCAAATCATCCTTACTCCCAGCTGCAACAAGTGTTCAAGCATGTG GGATTGGGAGCTGTTGTGGGGGCCTTATCTCGCAATCTTCATGATCTTCAGGACCGTCAAGGGAGTTACTTATCAATTTATGATCAACCTACCCTTCCCCTCCAG GATCCAGTCGTGGATTCAATAAATGCAGCTGTTGATAGGTTAACCAACTCGACAAACTTCCTTAACTTTTTGGGGCAGCATGCACTCATTATGCAAGAAGAGCTGCCTAGCCCTACTGAGGAACATGTTGATGATCAACGATACCATTTTATGTCTCTTCTCCTGAACCTGgcaaacacatttttatatatGGTCAATACATATATTATTGTCCCAACAGCAGATGATTACTCTATGAGCCTTGGGGCCGCGCCAACAGTTTGTGGGATTGTGATTGGGGCAATGGCTGTTGCACAAGTGTTTTCATCAGTGTATTTTAGTGCATGGTCAAACAAGTCATACTTTAGGCCTCTTGTATTCAGTAGCATAGTTCTTTTTCTTGGAAATATCTTGTATGCCTTGGCATATGATGTTAGTTCAATATGGATTCTCTTAATTGGTCGGCTGTTATGTGG ATTTGGTTCTGCCAGAGCTGTTAACCGGCGATATATCAGTGATTGTGTGCCGTTAAAAATCCGCATGCAAGCATCAGCAGGTTTTGTTAGTGCTAGTGCTCTTGGAATGGCTTGTGGTCCTGCATTAGCTGGCATActgcaaattaattttaaaatttccaaGCTTACATTTAATCAGAATACCTTGCCTGGGTGGGTTATGGCTGTTGCTTGGCTGATATATCTTGTATGGTTGTGGATCACTTTTAAGGAACCTTCTCGTGAAGCTGAAGAGGATCACTCCCCACATCAATCAAATGATG TAAACAATGCACTTGAGAAAGGCTTAAAACAACCATTACTGATTAGTTCAGAGAATAAGGTAGATGAAGATGCTGACCAAGATTGTGATGATAGTGAAGAAGCACCAGAGGAATCTCGCCAGCCAGTGAATTCAATTAGAATGGCATACAGACTCCTTACACCTTCTGTAAAG gttcaattaataatatatttcatgCTCAAATATGTAATGGAGATTTTGCTATCGGAATCTAGTGTCATTACAACATACTACTTCAACTGGTCAACAAGCACAGTTGCAGTTTTTCTTGCTTGCCTTGGCTTGACAGTTCTTCCTGTAAACATTGTTGTTGGAAGCTATATAAGCAACATGTTCCAGGACAG GCAAATTCTGTTGGCATCAGAAATTATGGTTCTCATAGGCGTTCTACTGAGTTTCCAAGTAATCATTCCATATTCTGAGCCACAATACATCTGTTCGGGTCTCCTTTTATTTGTTTCTGCCGAAGTACTTGAAG GTGTCAACTTGTCACTGCTTTCGCGAGTAATGTCATCGAGGCTTTCTCGTGGAACCTACAACGGTGGACTTTTGTCTACGGAGGCAGGGACACTTGCTAGGGTGGTTGCTGATGCAACTATTACCCTTGCCGGGTACGTTCGTCAGAGTATGCTCCTTAATGTGACCCTCCTTCCTTCACTCTTCATCTGTGTAACTTCCATCCTTGCAACATGTTTTACGTACAATTCTTTATATTGA
- the LOC100778938 gene encoding SPX domain-containing membrane protein At4g22990 isoform X1 codes for MVAFGKKLKDRQIQEWQGYYINYKLMKKRVKQYAQQIQLGALDRRHVLKDFSRMLDNQIEKIVLFLLEQQGLLACQITKLGEQRDALQEEPEISKIIELREAYRALGQDLLKLLFFVEINAIGLRKILKKFDKRFGYRFTDYYVKTRANHPYSQLQQVFKHVGLGAVVGALSRNLHDLQDRQGSYLSIYDQPTLPLQDPVVDSINAAVDRLTNSTNFLNFLGQHALIMQEELPSPTEEHVDDQRYHFMSLLLNLANTFLYMVNTYIIVPTADDYSMSLGAAPTVCGIVIGAMAVAQVFSSVYFSAWSNKSYFRPLVFSSIVLFLGNILYALAYDVSSIWILLIGRLLCGFGSARAVNRRYISDCVPLKIRMQASAGFVSASALGMACGPALAGILQINFKISKLTFNQNTLPGWVMAVAWLIYLVWLWITFKEPSREAEEDHSPHQSNDEVNNALEKGLKQPLLISSENKVDEDADQDCDDSEEAPEESRQPVNSIRMAYRLLTPSVKVQLIIYFMLKYVMEILLSESSVITTYYFNWSTSTVAVFLACLGLTVLPVNIVVGSYISNMFQDRQILLASEIMVLIGVLLSFQVIIPYSEPQYICSGLLLFVSAEVLEGVNLSLLSRVMSSRLSRGTYNGGLLSTEAGTLARVVADATITLAGYVRQSMLLNVTLLPSLFICVTSILATCFTYNSLY; via the exons ATGGTTGCCTTTGGAAAGAAGTTGAAAGACAGACAAATTCAAGAATGGCAAGG ATATTACATAAACTACAAACTCATGAAGAAGCGAGTCAAGCAGTATGCCCAACAAATTCAACTTGGAGCACTAGATCGGCGGCATGTACTCAAGGATTTCTCACGAATGCTGGATAATCag ATTGAGAAGATTGTCCTTTTCTTGTTGGAGCAACAAGGACTCTTGGCATGCCAGATAACAAAGCTTGGAGAACAACGTGATGCTCTTCAGGAGGAGCCTGAAATAAgcaaaataattgaattacGAGAAGCTTATAGAGCATTGGGACAAGATCTATTAAAGCTTCTCTTTTTTGTGGAGATCAATGCTATTGGTTTGCGCAAGATATTGAAGAAGTTTGATAAACGCTTTGGCTATAGATTCACAGATTACTATGTCAAAACTCGTGCAAATCATCCTTACTCCCAGCTGCAACAAGTGTTCAAGCATGTG GGATTGGGAGCTGTTGTGGGGGCCTTATCTCGCAATCTTCATGATCTTCAGGACCGTCAAGGGAGTTACTTATCAATTTATGATCAACCTACCCTTCCCCTCCAG GATCCAGTCGTGGATTCAATAAATGCAGCTGTTGATAGGTTAACCAACTCGACAAACTTCCTTAACTTTTTGGGGCAGCATGCACTCATTATGCAAGAAGAGCTGCCTAGCCCTACTGAGGAACATGTTGATGATCAACGATACCATTTTATGTCTCTTCTCCTGAACCTGgcaaacacatttttatatatGGTCAATACATATATTATTGTCCCAACAGCAGATGATTACTCTATGAGCCTTGGGGCCGCGCCAACAGTTTGTGGGATTGTGATTGGGGCAATGGCTGTTGCACAAGTGTTTTCATCAGTGTATTTTAGTGCATGGTCAAACAAGTCATACTTTAGGCCTCTTGTATTCAGTAGCATAGTTCTTTTTCTTGGAAATATCTTGTATGCCTTGGCATATGATGTTAGTTCAATATGGATTCTCTTAATTGGTCGGCTGTTATGTGG ATTTGGTTCTGCCAGAGCTGTTAACCGGCGATATATCAGTGATTGTGTGCCGTTAAAAATCCGCATGCAAGCATCAGCAGGTTTTGTTAGTGCTAGTGCTCTTGGAATGGCTTGTGGTCCTGCATTAGCTGGCATActgcaaattaattttaaaatttccaaGCTTACATTTAATCAGAATACCTTGCCTGGGTGGGTTATGGCTGTTGCTTGGCTGATATATCTTGTATGGTTGTGGATCACTTTTAAGGAACCTTCTCGTGAAGCTGAAGAGGATCACTCCCCACATCAATCAAATGATG AAGTAAACAATGCACTTGAGAAAGGCTTAAAACAACCATTACTGATTAGTTCAGAGAATAAGGTAGATGAAGATGCTGACCAAGATTGTGATGATAGTGAAGAAGCACCAGAGGAATCTCGCCAGCCAGTGAATTCAATTAGAATGGCATACAGACTCCTTACACCTTCTGTAAAG gttcaattaataatatatttcatgCTCAAATATGTAATGGAGATTTTGCTATCGGAATCTAGTGTCATTACAACATACTACTTCAACTGGTCAACAAGCACAGTTGCAGTTTTTCTTGCTTGCCTTGGCTTGACAGTTCTTCCTGTAAACATTGTTGTTGGAAGCTATATAAGCAACATGTTCCAGGACAG GCAAATTCTGTTGGCATCAGAAATTATGGTTCTCATAGGCGTTCTACTGAGTTTCCAAGTAATCATTCCATATTCTGAGCCACAATACATCTGTTCGGGTCTCCTTTTATTTGTTTCTGCCGAAGTACTTGAAG GTGTCAACTTGTCACTGCTTTCGCGAGTAATGTCATCGAGGCTTTCTCGTGGAACCTACAACGGTGGACTTTTGTCTACGGAGGCAGGGACACTTGCTAGGGTGGTTGCTGATGCAACTATTACCCTTGCCGGGTACGTTCGTCAGAGTATGCTCCTTAATGTGACCCTCCTTCCTTCACTCTTCATCTGTGTAACTTCCATCCTTGCAACATGTTTTACGTACAATTCTTTATATTGA
- the IF7GT5 gene encoding UDP-glycosyltransferase 88A1 gives MKEAVVFYPAPLIGHLVSTIELCKFILTHQPSLSIHILITIAPYDTSSTSNYISTVSTTLPSITFHTLPTFTPPQTLLSSSLNHETLLFHVLHHNNPHIHQTLLSLSQTHTLHALIVDILSSQSISVASQLNLPCYLFVPASASLLAAFLYHSTLHETYHKSFKDLNNTFLNIPGVPPMPARDMPKPLLERNDEVYKNFLSCSLAAPKAAGLIVNTFEALEPSSTKAICDGLCLPNSPTSPLYCLGPLVTTTEQNQNNSSDHECLRWLDLQPSKSVVFLCFGSLGVFSREQLCEIAIGLEKSEQRFLWVVRNPVSDQKHNLALGTQEDPDLEFLLPKGFLDRTKEKGLVVKNWVPQAAVLSHDSVGGFVSHCGWNSVLEAVCAGVPMIAWPLYAEQRFNRVVLVEEMKVALWMHESAESGFVAAIEVEKRVRELMESERGERVRNRVRVAKDEAKAATREGGSSRVALDKLLKSWKERDKVCVS, from the coding sequence ATGAAAGAAGCTGTAGTTTTCTACCCTGCACCTCTCATAGGTCACTTAGTCTCCACCATAGAACTATGCAAGTTCATCCTCACTCACCAACCATCCCTCTCTATTCACATCCTCATAACCATAGCACCCTACGACACATCCTCCACTTCCAACTACATCTCCACCGTCTCCACCACCCTCCCTTCCATTACTTTCCACACCCTCCCCACCTTCACCCCCCCACAAACCCTTCTCTCTTCCTCACTCAACCACGAAACCCTCTTGTTCCATGTCCTCCACCACAACAACCCTCACATCCACCAAACCCTACTTTCCCTCTCCCAAACCCACACCCTCCATGCCCTCATCGTAGACATCTTATCCTCCCAATCTATTTCCGTTGCTTCACAACTCAACCTCCCTTGTTACCTTTTCGTCCCAGCAAGTGCTTCACTCCTCGCTGCTTTTCTCTACCACAGCACACTCCATGAAACCTACCACAAGAGTTTCAAAGATCTCAACAACACCTTTCTCAACATTCCCGGTGTCCCACCAATGCCAGCGAGGGACATGCCAAAACCCTTGCTCGAACGCAACGATGAAGTTTACAAAAACTTTTTGAGTTGTAGTCTTGCAGCACCCAAAGCCGCAGGCCTTATCGTCAACACGTTCGAAGCTCTTGAACCAAGTAGCACCAAAGCAATTTGTGACGGTTTGTGCTTACCGAATTCCCCAACCTCACCCCTTTATTGTTTGGGTCCTCTAGTAACCACCACTGAACAAAACCAAAACAACTCCAGCGACCATGAATGTTTAAGGTGGCTGGACTTGCAACCTAGTAAGAGTGTCGTGTTTCTCTGTTTTGGAAGCTTGGGTGTGTTTTCTAGAGAGCAGCTATGTGAAATCGCTATCGGGTTGGAGAAAAGTGAACAACGATTTTTATGGGTAGTGCGAAACCCCGTTAGCGACCAAAAGCATAACCTTGCTTTGGGAACACAAGAGGACCCTGATTTGGAGTTTTTGCTGCCAAAGGGTTTCTTGGACAGAACCAAAGAAAAGGGGTTAGTCGTGAAAAACTGGGTCCCACAAGCGGCGGTGCTGAGTCATGACTCGGTGGGTGGGTTTGTGAGTCACTGCGGGTGGAACTCGGTGCTTGAAGCGGTGTGTGCTGGGGTGCCCATGATAGCATGGCCGCTTTACGCGGAGCAGAGGTTCAATAGGGTGGTGTTGGTGGAGGAAATGAAGGTTGCACTGTGGATGCATGAGTCTGCAGAGTCGGGTTTTGTGGCGGCGATTGAGGTGGAGAAGCGAGTTAGGGAGTTGATGGAATCGGAGAGAGGTGAGCGAGTCAGGAACCGAGTCAGGGTTGCGAAGGATGAAGCCAAGGCTGCTACAAGAGAAGGTGGGTCTTCGCGTGTGGCATTAGACAAACTTCTCAAGTCATGGAAAGAAAGAGACAAAGTGTGTGTCAGTTAA